One Setaria italica strain Yugu1 chromosome II, Setaria_italica_v2.0, whole genome shotgun sequence DNA segment encodes these proteins:
- the LOC101758997 gene encoding UDP-glycosyltransferase 90A1 has protein sequence MAVASSSPETHELPHIAIFPFLAKGHTIPMIHLAHYLHRHGLAAVTFFTTPGNAAFVRDGLSGADAAVVELAFPADVPGIPPGVESAEGLTSMASFAVFADATSLLRPQLEASLAEMQPPASLLVTDLFLYWTKASAETLGIPKVSFFGISAFAHVMREVRVRHDPCATLKPDDVDEDGNPGTFTVPEFPHIKLTFEDFMAPFGDPASIAPMMELDGKLGKAIEESQGLIINTFHGLEAQYVDFWNQHMGPRAWPVGPLCLAQPASAPAEAQPSWMEWLDNKTTDGRAVLYVALGTLAAIPESQLKEVADGLERAEVDFIWAVRPKNIDLGSGFEERTKGRGLVVREWVDQLEILKHGSVRGFLSHSGWNSVLESVAAGVPLAVWPMHADQPFNAKFLVDELKIAVRVQTSDRTIRGLVTSEEVSKVVRVLMLGEEGVEVAKNVAELSASAKEAMAEGGPSCKALKDMISELCVKKVNGNLEESQDEKVDA, from the coding sequence ATGGCTGTTGCCTCTTCGTCTCCAGAGACCCATGAACTCCCTCACATCGCCATCTTCCCATTCCTGGCCAAGGGCCACACAATCCCGATGATCCACCTCGCCCACTACCTCCACCGccacggcctcgccgccgtcacctTCTTCACGACTCCCGGCAACGCCGCCTTCGTCCGGGATGGTCTATCCGGCGCGGACGCGGCCGTCGTCGAGCTCGCCTTTCCAGCCGACGTCCCGGGCATCCCGCCGGGCGTCGAGAGCGCCGAGGGGCTCACGTCCATGGCATCCTTCGCCGTCTTCGCCGACGCCACGTCCCTGCTCCGGCCGCAGCTCGAGGCGTCCCTCGCCGAGATGCAACCGCCGGCCAGCCTCCTCGTCACCGACCTGTTCCTGTACTGGACGAAAGCGTCGGCGGAAACGCTAGGCATCCCGAAGGTGTCCTTCTTCGGCATCTCGGCGTTCGCGCACGTCATGCGGGAGGTGCGCGTGCGCCACGACCCGTGCGCGACGCTGAAACCCGACGACGTCGACGAAGACGGCAACCCGGGCACCTTCACGGTGCCGGAGTTCCCGCACATAAAGCTCACCTTCGAGGACTTCATGGCACCCTTCGGCGACCCAGCGTCCATAGCGCCCATGATGGAGCTCGACGGTAAGCTGGGCAAGGCCATAGAGGAGAGTCAAGGGCTGATCATCAACACCTTCCACGGCCTGGAGGCTCAGTACGTTGACTTCTGGAACCAGCATATGGGCCCCAGGGCCTGGCCCGTCGGGCCCCTCTGCCTGGCCCAACCAGCATCTGCGCCCGCCGAGGCCCAGCCCTCTTGGATGGAGTGGCTCGACAACAAGACAACCGATGGTAGGGCGGTGCTGTATGTTGCTCTTGGGACGCTAGCTGCAATCCCGGAGTCACAGTTGAAGGAGGTCGCGGATGGGCTCGAGCGGGCCGAGGTGGACTTCATATGGGCTGTCAGGCCCAAGAACATTGACCTCGGTTCGGGTTTCGAAGAGCGTACAAAGGGCAGAGGATTGGTGGTGAGGGAGTGGGTGGACCAGTTGGAGATTTTGAAGCATGGGAGTGTGCGAGGGTTCTTGAGCCATTCTGGGTGGAATTCGGTACTTGAGAGTGTTGCAGCTGGTGTGCCACTAGCGGTTTGGCCTATGCATGCTGATCAACCTTTCAATGCGAAGTTTTTAGTTGATGAGTTGAAGATCGCGGTAAGAGTTCAGACAAGTGATAGAACCATTAGGGGTTTGGTCACAAGCGAGGAGGTTTCCAAGGTGGTGAGGGTGCTGATGCTGGGTGAGGAAGGGGTGGAAGTGGCGAAGAATGTGGCGGAG